From the genome of bacterium, one region includes:
- the thpR gene encoding RNA 2',3'-cyclic phosphodiesterase, whose amino-acid sequence MRSFIAINLPESVKSEIDAIIERLRPSGPPAKWVPGENLHLTLKFLDEITVEQVAAIRGAITLAADGLAPFEIRLRGFGVFPNEAKARVFWIGIESGYEIMKTLAAKIDEQVAPLGFEREKRPFSAHVTLARLREPAPAGRLVRAAEHMPYQSEPISVRSIELMRSVLSPKGASYSVLESVPLKPQQIGERLA is encoded by the coding sequence ATGAGATCCTTCATCGCCATCAATCTGCCGGAATCGGTCAAAAGCGAGATCGACGCGATCATCGAGCGGTTGCGTCCGTCGGGGCCGCCGGCCAAGTGGGTGCCGGGGGAGAATCTGCACCTGACGCTGAAGTTCCTCGACGAGATCACCGTCGAGCAGGTCGCGGCGATCCGTGGGGCCATCACCCTGGCGGCCGACGGACTTGCGCCCTTTGAGATCCGACTGCGCGGGTTCGGCGTCTTCCCCAACGAGGCCAAGGCGCGGGTGTTCTGGATCGGGATCGAAAGCGGTTATGAGATCATGAAGACACTGGCAGCGAAGATCGATGAGCAAGTCGCGCCGTTGGGGTTCGAGCGCGAGAAGCGGCCCTTCTCGGCGCATGTGACGCTGGCGCGTCTGCGTGAACCGGCGCCGGCCGGGCGGCTTGTGCGCGCCGCCGAACACATGCCGTACCAATCGGAACCGATCAGCGTGCGCAGCATCGAACTCATGAGATCGGTGCTCTCGCCGAAGGGCGCCAGTTACTCGGTCCTGGAATCCGTGCCGTTGAAGCCACAGCAAATCGGTGAACGGTTGGCTTAA